In one Roseomonas haemaphysalidis genomic region, the following are encoded:
- a CDS encoding DUF547 domain-containing protein codes for MVMATRRGFALLAGGLVAGCATLQPPPPAMTGDPEAAWAAVLRERVDARGRVDFAGLARQPAALDAYVAHVGMTAPDGIADRAARIAYLINAYNALAMWNVVRAGIPERLSLLGRVGFFKLTRLVVGGQAISLYDFENDVIRPLGEERVHFALNCMVVSCPRLPRVPFTGPGLDGELDAAARLFFSEPRNLRVDDAAREMHVSAILDFYTRDFLARAPSLPAYVSRYSATPVPSGYRTAFLDYDWTINRQPGGGAA; via the coding sequence ATGGTGATGGCAACGCGGCGCGGCTTCGCGCTTCTGGCGGGCGGGTTGGTGGCCGGCTGCGCCACGCTGCAACCCCCACCCCCCGCGATGACGGGCGACCCGGAAGCCGCCTGGGCGGCGGTGCTGCGGGAGCGGGTGGACGCGCGGGGGCGCGTGGACTTCGCCGGTCTGGCACGGCAGCCAGCGGCGCTCGACGCCTATGTCGCCCATGTCGGCATGACGGCGCCGGACGGCATCGCGGACCGCGCCGCGCGCATCGCCTATCTGATCAACGCCTACAACGCGTTGGCGATGTGGAACGTGGTGCGGGCCGGCATCCCGGAGCGGCTGTCGCTGCTCGGCCGCGTCGGCTTCTTCAAGCTGACGCGGCTGGTGGTGGGCGGGCAGGCCATCTCGCTCTACGACTTCGAGAACGACGTGATCCGCCCGCTGGGCGAGGAGCGGGTGCATTTCGCGCTGAACTGCATGGTCGTGTCCTGCCCCCGCCTGCCGCGCGTCCCCTTCACCGGCCCGGGGCTGGACGGCGAGCTGGATGCTGCGGCGCGGCTGTTCTTTTCCGAGCCGCGCAACCTGCGGGTGGACGACGCCGCGCGGGAGATGCATGTGTCCGCGATCCTGGACTTCTACACCCGGGACTTCCTGGCCAGGGCGCCAAGCCTGCCGGCCTATGTGAGCCGCTACAGCGCCACCCCGGTGCCATCCGGATACCGCACCGCCTTTCTCGACTACGACTGGACCATCAACCGGCAGCCCGGCGGCGGCGCGGCGTGA
- a CDS encoding MauE/DoxX family redox-associated membrane protein has translation MTARRVLAALIALVLLLTGLAKLLDMPGFAAVVATYRVVPPALLAPAAWAVVLGELGLAAWLASGRALRRAALLSAALHTLYLGWAAVALLRGLPIANCGCFGVFWARPLSPVTLLEDAAMIALSLLLARLAVRS, from the coding sequence GTGACCGCGCGGCGGGTGCTGGCGGCGCTGATCGCGCTGGTGCTGCTGCTGACCGGCCTCGCCAAGCTGCTCGACATGCCGGGCTTTGCGGCGGTGGTGGCCACCTACCGCGTGGTGCCCCCGGCGCTGCTGGCACCCGCCGCCTGGGCGGTCGTGCTGGGCGAACTGGGACTGGCCGCGTGGCTGGCCTCGGGCCGCGCGCTGCGCCGGGCGGCGCTGCTGTCCGCCGCGCTGCACACGCTGTACCTGGGCTGGGCCGCCGTGGCGCTGCTGCGCGGCCTGCCGATCGCCAATTGCGGCTGCTTCGGGGTGTTCTGGGCGCGGCCGCTGTCTCCCGTCACCCTGCTGGAGGACGCGGCGATGATCGCGCTGTCCCTGCTGCTGGCACGCCTGGCGGTGCGGTCGTGA
- a CDS encoding chalcone isomerase family protein: MRALLLALLLLAAPLRAAELDGVVLPDSRVAEGVTLRLNGIALRTYSIFRVHVYVAGLYLAQPARTAEAVLRQPGPKLVEMRSLRDVGRDDVHRAWRALLDENCPAPCPVTPAQVERFLALSPALRAGGSTTYVVTPAGVAVLVDGQALGSVPGEAFGRLLLATFIGPAATSPEVRAGLLGTAR, from the coding sequence GTGAGGGCGCTGCTGCTGGCGCTGCTGTTGCTGGCCGCGCCGCTGCGCGCGGCGGAGCTGGATGGCGTCGTTTTGCCCGACAGCCGCGTGGCGGAGGGGGTGACGCTGCGGCTGAACGGCATCGCGCTCCGCACCTACAGCATCTTCCGCGTGCATGTGTATGTGGCCGGGCTCTACCTCGCGCAGCCGGCGAGGACCGCGGAGGCGGTGCTGCGCCAGCCCGGCCCCAAGCTGGTGGAAATGCGCTCGCTGCGCGATGTCGGGCGGGACGACGTGCATCGCGCCTGGCGGGCGCTGCTGGACGAGAACTGCCCCGCCCCCTGCCCGGTGACACCGGCCCAGGTGGAACGCTTTCTGGCTTTGTCGCCGGCGCTGCGGGCCGGCGGCAGCACGACCTACGTGGTCACGCCCGCCGGGGTCGCCGTGTTGGTGGACGGGCAGGCGTTGGGCAGCGTGCCGGGGGAGGCCTTCGGGCGGCTGCTGCTGGCCACCTTCATCGGCCCGGCGGCGACCTCGCCGGAGGTGCGGGCCGGGCTGCTCGGCACCGCGCGCTGA
- a CDS encoding metallophosphoesterase family protein, whose amino-acid sequence MTPLLRADGPVLVFGGPYSNLQATEALLAEAARLGIPPTRMVCTGDVVAYGADPASTLDRVMRSGSHVIAGNCEENLAAGEADCGCGFAEGTACDLLSRGWYPYAAARVTAAQGRWMAALPGRLVLEIGGRRLAVIHGGATETSRFLFASAEEAVLAAELAATGCDGVVAGHCGIPFLRDVRGAPWINAGAIGMPADDGTPRTWFALLWPEPGGGLRAELRPLSYDHDAAAAAMRAARLPEGYAAALGSGIWPSADVLPPAEHARRGRPLVPVARRW is encoded by the coding sequence ATGACCCCGCTGCTCCGCGCCGATGGCCCCGTGCTGGTCTTCGGCGGTCCCTATTCCAACCTGCAGGCCACCGAGGCACTGCTGGCCGAGGCCGCGCGGCTGGGCATCCCGCCCACCCGCATGGTTTGCACGGGCGACGTGGTGGCCTATGGCGCCGACCCCGCCAGCACGCTGGACCGGGTGATGCGCAGTGGCAGTCACGTGATCGCCGGCAATTGCGAGGAGAACCTGGCGGCGGGCGAGGCCGATTGCGGCTGCGGCTTCGCCGAGGGCACCGCCTGCGATCTGCTGTCGCGCGGCTGGTACCCGTATGCCGCCGCGCGGGTGACGGCCGCGCAGGGCCGCTGGATGGCGGCGCTGCCCGGGCGGCTGGTGCTGGAGATCGGCGGCCGGCGGCTGGCGGTGATCCATGGCGGGGCCACGGAAACTAGCCGCTTCCTGTTCGCTTCCGCCGAGGAGGCGGTGCTGGCGGCCGAGCTGGCGGCCACCGGCTGCGACGGCGTGGTGGCCGGCCATTGCGGCATCCCCTTTCTGCGCGACGTTCGGGGCGCGCCCTGGATCAATGCCGGCGCCATCGGCATGCCGGCGGATGACGGGACGCCGCGCACTTGGTTCGCGCTGCTCTGGCCGGAACCGGGCGGCGGGCTGCGTGCCGAGCTACGCCCCTTGTCTTACGACCACGACGCCGCCGCCGCCGCCATGCGTGCGGCCCGGCTGCCGGAAGGCTACGCGGCGGCGCTGGGCTCCGGCATCTGGCCCTCCGCCGACGTATTGCCGCCGGCCGAGCATGCACGGCGCGGCCGGCCATTGGTGCCGGTGGCTCGCCGCTGGTGA
- a CDS encoding phosphonate ABC transporter ATP-binding protein, with protein sequence MTGGLVVEGLGVALAGRTVLSGISFAVAPGEVLAVEGASGAGKTTLLRACAGLVPHAGLVRAAARPAMVFQHHALARRLSATDNVMVGALARIGFARAVLRLWPAPERALAAGCLERVGLGAVGRRRADTLSGGQRQRVAIARALMQQAPVLLADEPVASLDPENAEAVLLLLRDLARRSGLAVLVSLHQPELARRHADRRLRLDAGRMVPA encoded by the coding sequence GTGACGGGTGGGCTGGTGGTCGAGGGCCTCGGCGTTGCGCTGGCCGGCCGCACCGTGCTGTCCGGCATCAGCTTCGCGGTCGCGCCCGGCGAGGTGCTGGCGGTCGAGGGTGCTTCCGGCGCCGGCAAGACCACCTTGCTGCGCGCCTGCGCCGGGCTGGTGCCGCATGCCGGGCTGGTGCGCGCCGCCGCCCGCCCGGCCATGGTGTTCCAGCACCACGCCCTGGCCCGGCGGCTTTCGGCTACGGACAACGTGATGGTCGGCGCGCTGGCCCGCATCGGCTTCGCGCGCGCGGTGCTGCGGCTGTGGCCGGCGCCGGAACGGGCGCTGGCCGCCGGTTGCCTGGAGCGCGTGGGCCTCGGCGCCGTCGGGCGGCGGCGGGCGGACACGCTGTCCGGCGGGCAGCGGCAGCGCGTGGCCATCGCCCGCGCGCTGATGCAGCAGGCGCCGGTGCTGCTGGCGGACGAGCCGGTGGCCAGCCTGGACCCGGAGAACGCCGAGGCGGTGCTGCTGCTGCTGCGCGACCTGGCGCGGCGCAGCGGGCTGGCGGTGCTCGTGTCCCTGCACCAGCCGGAGCTGGCCCGCCGCCACGCCGACCGCCGCCTGCGGCTGGACGCCGGCCGCATGGTGCCCGCATGA
- the phnE gene encoding phosphonate ABC transporter, permease protein PhnE, which yields MRRATGWLLLALFLAWCVQVVSPDLGRLAAGLPRLARWLSGAFPPDFSGPADIARRASETVAIASLGTFVAALMALPLALFAARPVAPLPWLYHPVRAVLDTLRGVDGFVFALIFVAAVGLGPFAGMIGVALHSAGSIAKLWSEALEAADLAPVEAALSAGASPAAAAAVVLVPETLPQTASAVLYVWEANIRASTVLGLVGAGGLGQELKNAVDLLDFARVLAILIVIVALVLVADRLSGALRRSLL from the coding sequence ATGCGGCGGGCGACCGGGTGGCTGCTCCTCGCGCTGTTCCTTGCCTGGTGTGTGCAGGTCGTTTCGCCCGACCTCGGCCGCCTGGCGGCCGGGCTGCCGCGTCTGGCGCGCTGGCTGTCCGGTGCCTTTCCGCCGGACTTCTCCGGCCCAGCCGACATCGCGCGCAGGGCCTCCGAGACGGTGGCCATCGCCTCGCTCGGCACCTTTGTCGCGGCGCTGATGGCGTTGCCGCTGGCACTCTTCGCGGCGCGGCCGGTGGCCCCCCTGCCCTGGCTCTACCACCCCGTGCGCGCGGTGCTGGACACGCTGCGCGGCGTGGACGGCTTCGTTTTCGCGCTGATCTTCGTGGCCGCCGTGGGCCTCGGTCCCTTTGCCGGCATGATCGGCGTGGCGCTGCATTCGGCGGGCTCCATCGCCAAGCTGTGGTCGGAAGCGCTGGAAGCGGCCGACCTCGCGCCGGTCGAGGCCGCGCTTTCGGCCGGTGCTTCCCCTGCCGCGGCGGCGGCGGTGGTGCTGGTGCCGGAAACGCTGCCGCAGACCGCCTCGGCGGTGCTTTACGTGTGGGAAGCCAACATCCGCGCCTCCACCGTGCTGGGGCTGGTGGGCGCCGGCGGGCTGGGGCAGGAGCTGAAGAACGCCGTGGATCTCCTGGACTTCGCCCGCGTGCTGGCCATCCTGATCGTCATCGTCGCGCTGGTGCTGGTGGCGGACCGCCTGTCCGGCGCGCTGCGCCGAAGCCTGCTGTGA